Proteins from one uncultured Cohaesibacter sp. genomic window:
- a CDS encoding amidohydrolase family protein, protein MKAASPHFKVRDAWLKLVREEVIDAEQPIFDCHHHLWDRPEGLYGADELAADVGDGHDVRASLYVQCRTGYVAHGPEEMRPVGEVETILDWSKDQPHLPVGLVAFADLQLGAAVRPVLKALKAAGKGRVLGVRNTTAWHADPAVRSNPNPPPDGLLRTDAFLAGAREVAKEGLCLDVWAYQSQLAEVAHLARALPELTIIVDHCGGPLGVGPYRIDDKTSFVAWRSALAEVAALPNTRIKIGGFGLTVIGYRYADEERPPQSERLAADWRPHVEDCLALFGSERAMFESNFPVDKGQFGYRTLWNAFKRLSDDLDSKARDDLFWRTAARCYGIDERIFTTHTGRNLS, encoded by the coding sequence ATGAAAGCAGCAAGTCCACATTTCAAAGTTCGTGATGCGTGGCTAAAGCTTGTCCGCGAAGAGGTGATTGATGCTGAGCAACCGATTTTCGATTGTCATCATCACCTCTGGGACAGGCCCGAGGGCCTCTATGGTGCTGATGAACTGGCCGCAGATGTAGGGGATGGGCACGATGTGCGTGCCAGCCTCTATGTTCAGTGCAGGACAGGCTATGTGGCGCACGGACCTGAAGAAATGCGGCCTGTAGGCGAGGTGGAGACGATCCTTGACTGGAGCAAGGATCAGCCTCATTTACCGGTGGGGCTTGTCGCCTTCGCAGATCTGCAACTGGGCGCAGCCGTGCGCCCGGTGCTCAAGGCGCTCAAGGCCGCCGGCAAAGGGCGGGTTCTTGGCGTTCGCAATACGACTGCGTGGCATGCAGACCCGGCAGTCCGCTCTAACCCCAATCCTCCCCCGGATGGCCTTTTGCGCACTGACGCATTTCTTGCTGGTGCCCGCGAAGTGGCTAAAGAAGGCTTGTGCCTTGACGTCTGGGCCTATCAAAGCCAGTTGGCCGAAGTGGCTCATCTCGCTCGGGCCTTGCCCGAATTGACCATCATTGTGGACCATTGCGGCGGTCCGCTTGGCGTGGGGCCTTACCGCATTGATGATAAGACGAGCTTTGTAGCATGGCGCTCGGCTCTGGCAGAGGTTGCCGCGCTTCCCAACACCCGCATCAAGATCGGAGGCTTCGGGCTGACCGTCATCGGATATCGCTATGCTGATGAAGAGCGCCCGCCGCAATCTGAAAGGCTGGCGGCTGACTGGCGTCCGCATGTTGAGGACTGCCTGGCACTGTTTGGCTCGGAGCGCGCCATGTTTGAAAGCAATTTTCCGGTCGACAAGGGACAATTCGGTTACCGCACGCTCTGGAACGCTTTCAAGCGGCTTTCGGACGATCTCGACAGCAAAGCGAGGGACGATTTGTTCTGGCGCACCGCTGCACGATGCTATGGCATCGACGAACGCATTTTCACGACACATACTGGGAGGAACCTGTCATGA
- a CDS encoding tripartite tricarboxylate transporter substrate binding protein codes for MKKTFIAALVAASTFALPAFAEYPDKPIRIVVGYSAGGGTDVMARAVAQFFEKALGNGASVVVKNMPGAGGQIGFTEVASADPDGYTLGTFNLPAALALTYDRKADYDASSFTYLANFVKDPNTVVVSKESEFETLEQLVEAAKAQPGSVTMGLSALGGNDHFSANMIADATGAEFTLVPFKGASMARTALMGQHVAAGTMTLSQTVSFQDELRVLAVLSDERSTFRPDVPTARELGYDVQMSSLRGIVAPAGLPVEIEEKLRKALIDVNAMEDFQSMMAKQGNPISFIAGEDFEATAKQQDGVARSIWEKTPWK; via the coding sequence ATGAAAAAGACCTTTATTGCCGCGCTCGTCGCTGCATCCACCTTTGCCTTGCCCGCGTTTGCTGAATATCCGGACAAGCCCATCCGCATTGTCGTGGGGTATTCCGCAGGAGGAGGCACCGATGTGATGGCACGCGCCGTTGCGCAATTTTTTGAAAAGGCCCTTGGCAATGGCGCGTCGGTCGTGGTGAAAAACATGCCCGGCGCTGGTGGCCAGATCGGCTTTACCGAAGTTGCCAGTGCCGACCCCGATGGTTACACGCTGGGAACCTTCAACCTGCCGGCAGCCCTAGCGCTCACCTATGATCGCAAAGCCGATTATGATGCTTCCAGCTTCACCTATCTGGCCAATTTCGTTAAAGACCCCAATACGGTGGTTGTTAGCAAGGAGTCTGAATTCGAGACGCTGGAGCAACTGGTCGAAGCGGCCAAAGCACAGCCCGGCTCCGTAACCATGGGGCTTTCGGCGCTGGGAGGCAACGATCATTTCTCGGCGAACATGATCGCGGATGCCACGGGCGCGGAATTTACCCTTGTGCCCTTCAAGGGCGCATCCATGGCCCGTACGGCACTGATGGGACAGCATGTGGCTGCAGGGACCATGACCCTCAGCCAGACGGTGTCTTTCCAGGATGAGCTGCGCGTTCTGGCCGTACTCTCGGATGAGCGCTCGACCTTCCGACCCGATGTGCCGACGGCCAGGGAACTTGGCTATGATGTTCAGATGTCATCCCTGCGTGGCATTGTTGCTCCCGCCGGGCTTCCTGTCGAAATCGAAGAAAAGCTGCGCAAGGCCCTGATCGATGTAAACGCCATGGAGGATTTCCAGTCCATGATGGCCAAGCAAGGCAACCCGATTTCTTTCATCGCGGGAGAGGATTTTGAAGCAACAGCCAAGCAGCAGGATGGCGTTGCACGGAGCATTTGGGAAAAAACCCCTTGGAAATAA